TAAACGGGTTGCAGGCGAATGTAAACAGTCATCCGATCTGTGTACTTTTTTTACTCGATTGTTTTTATTTAATAAATTATCAATAATTCATTCTCAGCAGGTAAACCAGATCAAATAATTCGCCACACAAGCAACATTTATTAAACGCAAATGAGAGTTGTTATCATTTAAAATCACTGCTAGTATGCGCTCCCTCTGCAGTCCCGAAGCCGGGTTCCTTAGTTGTATGGAGTGTAAAATGCAATTCTCTCGCTCGAAGAATTCACCGAATATGTTGGCTAATGCCGTTAAAATCGCCCTGCTGGGCGCCGCTGTGAGCAGCCCCGCGGCTTTTGCTCAGAACACTGACGAAAACATCGAACGGATCAGTATTTACAATAAACACAATAAGTTGATCCTGGAATCAGGCACAGCCACTAAATCCAACATGGCTTTAATGCAAACGCCAGCAGCCATTGTCGTGGTTGATAAAGAATTACTCAAAGCACAAAACGCCACAACGCTTCAGGAGGCCCTGCGTAACGTCAGTGGTCTGGGACAAGCTGGTAACAACTATGGCATTGGTGACACGCTTACTGTGCGTGGCCTGGGCGTCAACTACACCTATGATGGCATGTATGGCGGTGCTGACTTAGGCAACAACTTTAACCCTACCCGCTCGATGACCAATGTTGAGAGCATTGAGGTATTAAAAGGCCCGGCAACCGGTTTATACGGTATTGGTGCCGCAGGTGGCGTGGTTAACCTGGTTGAGAAAAAACCTCAGCAACAAGACGCTTTTGAGATCAGTGCCAAAGCGGGCAGCTGGAACAGCTATGGTATTGGCTTTGATGCCACGGGTGGTCTGAACGACCAGTGGGCCTACCGCCTGGTAACCAACCATGAGCGCAGCGACGGTTATCGCGACCTGCAGTCAGACCGAGACGAAGTGTATGCCAGCCTGAGCTTTGATGTAAACGCCAGCCACAAGCTACTGCTTTCAACCGCTTATATCGACGATGCGCTGCAAATCGATTCTATTGGCGATCCGGTGCGGATCATGAACTGGGACAGCACTAGTGGTACGCCTGGTAATCTGAGCGGTAATGATCTGCCAAACGATGCCAAAATGGATGACGATGGCAAAAACTATTTGGGTGTACAACTGACCGCGCAGCAACGCGAGCAGCTGGCAGCCTCAATCCAGGCTAACGATGGCCTTAAGCCTTACAACCTGGGCGATGGCAGCCTGATCTCGCCTTTGTCTAAACCAAACGAAGGTGAAGAGCTGCGCATCAAACTGCGTCATGACTGGCACATCAACAACGACTCGACTCTGACACAGCAAGTATTGTGGCGCAGCTATGATTCTGAGTTTGCACGCCAAACCGGTGCATATAACTATGTGTACTGGGAGCGTCGCGGCGTCATCAATGCGGACCCTCGCGCACCGCTGCTTATTGATGGCGAACTGCATCCCTTTGCCGCCCGTCGTCAGGAATACCGCCGTCAGGTTGCTGAAGAACAAACCTGGCAATACTTTGCCGATCTACAACTGGGCTGGAGCCTGGGTGGCGTGATGGGTGAGCACCTTGTCAGCGTAAACTATGAAAACCGGGAAATGGCACTCAAGAGCTGGTCAGCTTACGATGCCGACAGTGCCAAAGGCGACAACGCAATCCCGTATATTCTGGATATTCGCAACCCGAACTGGGGCACTGGCGACATCATGGATTACGACCCGTCACTGCGCAGCAACTATGATAAGTCTCTGGATGCCTATGGGATCAGCTTCCAGGAAGTCTTGTATCTGACAGATCAGTTAACCGTACGTGCCGGTCTTGCGTATTCTGCGATTGAACAGGCTTATCAGCACAAAGGCAGCGACCGTGCGCCAGAAGCCAGCAAAGAGCTGGATTCAGATGACTCAGGTATGACCTATAATTTTGGTGTTAACTATCAGGTTCATCCTCAGCTATCTGCGTTTGTTAATGTCGCCAAAGGTCGCACGGCTTACAGTATTTTAGGTGCACTGTCCGATGAGACGGCTTCACCAAACCGTCCAGATTCTGAGTCAGAGTCACTGGATCTGGGGATCCGCTTCACAGCGCTGGACGAAGACTTACTGGGCTCAATTGTATGGTTTGAGACCAGTCGTACTAACCTGCGATATGCCAACCCGCTGTATAATGATGACCCTAAAGACCCTGAGTACAACATCAGTGTTACGCAATACTTCTACGACGATGAAGATGAATCAAAGGGTGTTGAAGTCGACCTGAACCTGGCACTGGCCGAGTCGGTTGATTTAAACCTGAACGCTACCTGGCAGGACGCAATTGAGATCCGTGCCCAGGAGCGCTCAGAGCAGAAGAAAGGTGTACCAGAAAAAATGGCCAGCGCCTGGGTTAACTACCAGTTGCCTGCCACGGTTATGGAAAACCTGACCCTTAGCCTGGGTGTGAACTATGTGGATGAGCGTACCGTTAATTCGGCCTCTTTCGGCCTGCCAACAGCAACCATCGACAGCTACACGCGCTGGGATGCGGCGGCGCGCTATCAGGGTGACAAGTACCAGATCCAGCTCAATATTGAGAACCTGACGGATGAGCGTTATTACAGCAAAGCCCTGTTCCTGGGCGGCCTGCCAGGCAACGAGCGTAACGTTAAGCTGTCGGTAAACTATCAGTTCTAACGCAAAAGGTCCGTAATCCGATAACCGGTTACCAACGGATTAACAAAACACAAAAGCGAAGTGGGCCTGCCCACTTCGCTTTTTTATTACCAGATTTGTAATCCCGACCTGAGAAAAAATTTGGGTACACTCTTTGCTTAGGTATTGCCAACTGTGCAAAGGAATTACCAAATGAAAATTAATACAACTCCTCCTCAAAGCGCCTTTTCTGCCAATCAGTACGCTGCACACAATGCAGCACAACTGGATAAACAGGCGCACTTTACGCAACAACTGAGCGGTGCCATGGATGCAGCCGGGCGATCACGACCAGACAACGAGATTGCGGTTTCTGTTGGGGTGGATTATCAAAGTATTTCTGAGCAGGCCAGCAACTACTATCAGATAGCCAGAGACAACGCTTACAAACGCGTCGATTTAAGCCAACCGGAAAAGCAGCAGCAGATCCAGTTCTACCTGGAAACCATGAGCGAAATAATGGAGATGCCAATCGAGGTTAAAGTCGAGCCCCACGAAGTCAATGAAGCCTTACTGTTCAATAACCTCGGCATTGACTTTCTGGCCTATAAAGAGCTCAAAGTCCGAATTGAAATGCTCGACCTGACAGAACAAGAAATAACTGGTGATAAGTCGCTTGAGACCCATGAAAAAGACAAGCTGAAAGACAAAATTGATGAACTCAAAGCCAAACTGGAGGCGGCCATCGATGAGCTGCTTGGCGACAGCCAGGATAAACCACCAGAAACCGACCTAAGTGGCACACCCAGCGACGTGTTTTCGCTCTATCAGACTCCTTAGATAAGCAGCTGCACTGATTGATGCGATACCAGATCATCAAGCAGTGCAATCACGCTCAGCGTACTATACTGACATTATGTCGATTTACAGCTCTGTGCCGACCCCTGCTCGGCCTGATTGCGAGGTAGGTTGCAATGCATCAGTTAGTACGTTTGGTTGCCCTGTATCCACTGATGAGCTTTGGGGCGACCTATGATACGCCCAATCTCGATTGGGTAACCGAAGACTACCCGCCTTTTAATTACCACATAAACGGTGAGATAGAAGGCTTATCTATTCGCATCTTAGAGAACATTTACCGGGACCTGGGCTGGACGCTGGACAGAAGAGACATCATGCTGGTGCCCTGGCCCAGAGCCTATCGCATGGCCTTGACCTCGCCCAAGACCTGTATTTTTTCGATTACCTATACTCAGGAGCGGGCCCAGTTATTTCAGTTTATTGGCCCTTCGCTTGATAACCAGGTGGCCATCATGGGCCATAAAGAAAACGACTACGAAGTTTCAGACCTCAGGGATCTGAAAAACTACAAAATTGGCGTGGTTAAAGATGACATCGGCCACCAGCTGTTGCGCCAGTCCAATGTACCACAAGACAACCTTGTTTTTCTGGCCTCCGGGTTTGAGCTGGTACAAATGCTCAAACTAAAACGCATTGACTTAATCGCCTATGGCGATATTATTGCGCGTTTTCAGTTCGAACGGGCAGGCATAGACCCGGCCAACTACCGCGTCATTTTGCCCCTGTCTCGCTCCTATCTGGGCTTTGCCTGTAACAAGCAGGTTGATACACAGTGGGTGCGCAGTATGAACCAGGCACTGCGGCGTTTACGCCGAAATGAGCCGTCGCTGTTTTCGCCCCAATCATATTAACACTTAGCAGAGGAGCCAATGACGCGTTTTTACTTGCTTTTCACCTTCGCATGCTGTGCAACGCTCGCAGGATTATCACTAAGCGCAAAGACTTGGGCATCACAACCTGAGCAAAGGGCAACCTCAGAGCCCATCACCGTCTGTTTTGAGCGCTGGCGCCCTTTTAGCTATACCGATCACGGTGGGATTGCTCGTGGCCAGGAAGTGGATCTGATCAGAGCCGCTGCCCGGTCAATGGGCCGCGCCGTAGAGTTTAATGAGCTCCCTTTTAAACGCTGCGTTGCTAACGTTAAATATGGCGATACGGATTTTTCACTTCATGTAGATAAAACGGACGGACTGGCCATTTTTTCAGGCTCGGCAACATCCTGGCAGCTTAGCCTGGCGGTATCAGCTGCCCGGTTTCAGAGCATGGCAGAGTTCAAACACCTCGATACGCCCAGGATCATGTTAGCGACGGAATACCCTTACCCCAAAGCGGTATATCGAAAACTCGAAGCGCTAAATGCCAGATTAGTCAGACGCTCTTATTATGAAGAAAACGACGAGCATGCAAAAACTTTCTTTAATATCCTCACCACAGCGCGTGTCGATGCCATACTGGTAGATAAGTTATGGGCAGAGCACATTGTCAATCAGTTCAGGCTCCCGGTGTTGATATTGGCGCAGGACTTCCACAGCGAGCCGCAGTATATTGGCTACCGTCACAGCAACGGTGCACTTGCCCGGCAACTCGAAGCGGCTTTGGCTGCCTTGCCAGCCGATTTGGTGACTGAGATTAAAGCGCGTCAGTACTAGCTGAATGTCTGCTGGCGGGCCAGTTTAACCAAGCGCTCCACCACATCCGCAGCAACCTGAGTTAAAATAGACGCATCATGGTCGTTAAACTCTCTCGGCTCAAAGTCAATCAGGCACAAAGTGCCTATCTGGCTGCCATTAGGGTGCCGTAGAGGGCAACCCGCGTAAAAGCGGATACTCAGCTCCCCTGTCACCAAAGGGTTATCAAAAAACCGCTCATCTTTTAGGGCATTATCCACAACAAAGACCTCGTCCTGACAAATGGCATGACCACAAAACGAAATGTCGCGGTGTGTTTGCTCTGCATCCAGCCCCACTTTGGATTTAAACCATTGCCTGTCGCTGTCGACCAAGCTGATAAGCGCAATGGGTACATTAAATACATGGGCGGCAAATTCGGTGAGTCTGTCCAGTTCGGCATCGGGCAGGGTATCAAGCGCCTTTAAGTCATGCAGCGTTTGTAATCGCAGTGCTTCGTTATCCGGAAGTGGTGGATTTTTCATCCAAATGACCAATTAACAGGTGGTTTATAAACTATAGTTAAAAATGCCTGAACGTCTACATTAAGGACAGCACACGTGCATGTGCAATTAAAAGTTGTTGTTTGGTTAATAATGGTGCTGGTCAGTTTACTCTCACTCGACAGATTTTCACGCGCCTATTTTGTCTCCCATCACCAGATAGTGGCAACGCAGGACAGCTTGCATAATGTCAGCCATATGCAACAGATAAGCAATGCCATCTTCGCTTTGCAAAAAGAGCGCGGCTATACATTTGGCCTGTCTGAGCGCGCCTCTGGCGAAACACTCAGTCAGCTCAATCAATATCGCAATGCCAGTAACGCAGCACTCGTGGACATCGCAGCTCAGAGCGCACAGAACCCCAATTTGCTCTCATCGTTGCCCAATACCGCCGAGCTGATGAACCTCAGAGCCCTGTTTGACCAACGTCTGCTCACCCGAGAGCAAGCAATGACACTCTATACAGCAAAAATAAATGCGCTGCTGGATTTGTTTTTAGCGATTGAACTCAAAATAGCCGCCGATGCGGTTAACACACATTTATACAGCCTGACCCTGGCCATTGAGCAGGCCGGCAAGCTCAGGGCACACACCTATGCCATGCTCAACAATACACTGGACAGTCGTGCCGGCGCCATATTTGAGCTGTCAACTTTACACAACACCCATCAAGCACTGCTAGCCAACACGCCATTTAGCGAAGTCATTGCCAGGCAAATAACAGCTTTGCAGGCCCAGCCACAGAATCAGACCTTAAACAATGTACTGGTGGCACTCGAACAAACCGGGCAGAGTACATTCAATGCGCTGCAATGGTGGCAACAAAAAACGCAGTATCTTGAGCAACTCATCAACATTGTTAGCTCACAGTTATCCGCGCATCAGCAGCAGCTCAGCACAGAATTGAGTGAACACAACGCGACTAAAGCAAACTATGCCCTGTTCGCTGTGCTTGCGTTTGTAGGTGTGGTCATCACCAGTGTTTTACTGTGGCGCACACTAGGACGCACCAGCAAACCAAAGCGACACCAGACCCCGGTCAAACTCTCCCAGCTTCTATTACTACTGGGGCTGATCGTGTCGTTTATTATGTCTGAACACGACATTAGCCAGGGTGAGCTAAGCAACGGCCTGTACACCCGTTCAGCGAATGAATTGAGCAATAACCTGGCCTACTCCGTGATTGCCATCGATAATTTATGGCTGAAACCGCTGGCCGAACGTCTGCACACACTGAGCATCACCAAGCAGCCGGTTTTTTCAAATGCCACCGGGACCGAGTACATAGGTAAGTTTACTCTTTCGGATAATGACCTGGTCGGGCTGTTTCCTGCCACTTTGCCCGTACAAAAACTACAAAAAACTATAACAGACAGCATTGCCAGACAAGGGGCTAAGTCGCTCTCTCTGGCATTGATGTCTGACAGCAATAACAAACTTTATAGTGTCTCGACGGCCCCGCAGGCCAGCGTAAACGGGTTGTCAGATATACTGCTGGTATTGATCCAACCTGTGGACGATACCCTCACTAAGATCCTCAAAATGCCCGTTGCTTATCAGGGGATCACCACACACTTGCTGTTCAACGACATAGTGATTGGTCGCAACGACTACTCGACCGACAAAACTGCTACGCTGCCCAAAAACGGGTTAGAGCTGGTACATGAAAATTTTGCCTTCGGGTTTACTATCAGGGCAACTCAGGACCCGGAACAAATTGAGCGTTATATCAATACCTTGCAGCAGGAGTTTTCGGTGCAACTAGCCCTTTTACTGACGCTGAGCCTGACCGCGCTGGTACTGGCCCACCGGGCTCAAAACCGCATTATTGAGCAATTACAACATTCCGAGACCCAGCTTGATAAAGAGCGTTTGCTGCTGTCTAACTCTGAGCAGATTGTCGGCATGGGCAGCTGGGAGTGGCAACAAGGTAGTCGTAACGTATTGTTATCAAAGACACTGAAAACACTATTGAACGTGCAAAGTAGCAGCAAATACGTGCCTTACACTGAGGTGCTGCGTAAATTAACACAAGCAAGCAGGCGCACCTTACTTAAACACCTGCGCACTCAGGCGCTGGATTCACAGGTCAAACTCACATTGAGCTTCTGTAACGACGGGTCTGAGAAACAACTGGAAGTGATCATGACGTCACACCAGACAGACGCGGCCGACTCGCTATGTGTGGTTGGCGTGGTGCGAGATATTTCCGAGCAAATCGCACAGCAGCAAAGGCAGAGCAAGTACCAGGCGTCGTTGCAGGCAGCCCGTCAGGAAGCGCTCGATCGCATGAAAGAAGCGGAGACCCAGCGCCACGAGGTGCAGCAACTGCTGCACCGTAACCGCGAAACCGAAAGCCTGCTGGAAGCGACCCTGGACAGTATTCCCGCCTTTATCCTGCTCCTGGACGGTGAAGCCAACATCCGCCTGATCAACCGCTTCTGGTATAAAAGTAAACGCCTAAATCTGGAAGAAAGTGGTCTGTTTATCAACACCCTGATGCGGGTGAACGACAACCTGATTGACGTTATTTCTTTGCTGCCACTATCGAATAAGAAGCCGCTGCTCGAAGCGCTGACAGCCGCAAAAACGCGCGACCTGTATTACAAGGATATGGAGATTTGCTACCAGCTGGACGGCGCTCAGATGTGGTTTGAGGTGATCCTGACCAATATTATGTGTAACGATAAAAAATACATGTTGCTCTACCAGCATGATATTACCCAACGCAAAAACGACGCCTCCATACTAGCCGATGCCAAAGAAACCGCCGAAGCGGCCAACAAAGCCAAATCCCGCTTTCTTGCTACAATGAGCCATGAGATCAGAACCCCAATGAACGGCGTGGTCGGCATGCTGGATATTTTGTCACAGTCCCGTCTCAGCGATGAGCAACGCCACCTGACCTCGGTGGCTAAGAATTCAGCTATGATGCTGCTAAGGATCATAAACGACATACTCGACTTTTCTAAAATCGAAGCCGGCAAAATGGTCATTGAGCATACGCCCTTTAGCTGGCAAAACCTGACCAAAGAGCTGTGCGAACTGATGAGCCATCAGTGCCACGAAAAACGCATCAACCTGAACTTTTATTTTGACCCGGCTTTAGGCTATTGGCACAAGAGCGACCCTATCCGGATCAGGCAGATCTTACTCAATCTTGTGGGCAATGCCGTCAAGTTCACCAAAACGTCAGCCAGTAAAGTCGGCAATGTGGAAGTGTTTGTATCGCCTGGCGCTGAGGCCGGGTATCTGGAGATCAGCGTCAAGGACAATGGCAAAGGCATGAGTGAAGAGCAAACTCAGGGGCTGTTCAAGCCCTTTGTCCAGGCAGATGACAGCATTCAGAGAAAATACGGCGGCACCGGGCTTGGGCTGTCTATTACCATGCGACTGTGTGAGCTGATGAATGGCTCTATAACGTGTCACAGCCTGGAAGATGTCGGGAGTAACTTTATCGTGACTTTGCCGTTTGCGCCCAGCGAAACGGGCGACCAGGAAATTGCGATAAACTTTGCGGGATTAACCGCTTATATTGTCTCAGATGATGATAAATTTGAACAGGATTTGGCAAACAACCTTAGCGCCCATGGTATGCATTGTCAGCTCATTAGTGATGAGGACCTCAATGCCTATTTGCTTGCCCGCCTGAGTGTTGATTATCTGATCATCACCAGTGAAAAATACCAACACCTGGTCACCAATGGGCAGGACATTATTTCTACCAACAGTGAACTCAAGTGCCTGGTGCTGGAGCACACCAGTATCCAAATGCCGACCGTCGAGGGCGCAAATATATATGCAATAGAGAATAACCCCTATTATGCGGTCAGAGTGATTGAGAAAATTGCCACACTGGAAGGCCAGATCAGCCCGGAACCAGATATCAGGCAGCTCGCCAGTGAAGAGCAGCTACCAACCATTGAACAAGCACAGCAAAGAAATGCCTTAATTCTGGTGATAGAAGACAACGTTTACAATCAGGATTTGTTTAAGCGCCAGCTGGCATTGCTTGGCTTACAGTGCATTATTGCCGAGCACGGCGCCATTGCGCTGGAGCTCATGCAGAAGTATCAGTTCTCTTTGATCATCAGTGATTGCCATATGCCGGTCATGGACGGGTATAGCTTTGCGAAAACCTACCGCGAACTTGAAGCGCAAGGTAAAGTACCGAGCCTGCCCATCATCGCAGCCACGGCGAATGCACTCAGTGGCGAGCGCGAAAAATGTCTTAAAGCCGGGATGGATGATTATATCTGCAAGCCCATAGTATTGCATGCTCTGCGCGGCAAAATAGAACAATGGTTGCACAGACCACAGCCATCTGGATTAGCGGCCCTGAACGGCCATAGCGCAGAGCAAGTCAGTCTGCTTACCGAGCCCTCTGAAGTGGCTTCCACAACAGCTCAGGAAGAGACTTCTGAACCGGAAGCCCCTTCAGCACGTATCGTAGATTTAAGTGTGCTGGAAAACTATGTTGGCGCTGACGAAGCGATTCAGAAGCAATTCTTACAAGGCTTTTTGGCCGACTCCCGCCCTTTGGTGGAGGGGATGAATGGCCGCGACGACGTGTCTCTCAGCACCATTAAAAACACCGCGCACCAGTTAAAATCATCAGCAAAGGCCATTGGCGCGCAGTCACTTGCTGACGACTTTTCCGCACTGGAACAAGCCGCTAAGGCTGAAGATGTCACGCAGGTACAGGCCTTGCAAAAGGCCTGCGACGAAAAGTTTAATGCCGCATGTGTGGAAATAGAAACTATACTTGAGTAAAAAGTATGGCCGCGCAAGTCGTATTCAGGACTATACATGCTTAAAACGCAGGGTCACAAAAGGCAAGATGAATAATCTGATCAGAGTAATCGCAATCGATGACAATCAGTTCATAATTACCCAGCTGGAATTGTTGCTACAACAAGTTGCCCGGGACGTCGACTATCATGGCTTTACGGCAGGTCGCCGTGCCTTAGACTCAGGGCTATGTGACTCAGCATCCCTGATTTTTTTAGATCTAAACATGCCCGAAATCGACGGGATTGAATTACTGCGTATTTTTGCCGATGCCAAGTTAACAACACCTATCGTTTTGCTCAGCGGCGAAGACAAAGACGTACTCGAAACCGCCAGTAATCTGGGCACCATGCACAACCTTAACATCATCTCTAACATCGACAAACCAGTGTCTCTGCCACGACTGAAATCGCTGCTTGAATGTTTGGATCAGCACCATAGAGCGTCGCCCACTGTGGCAGAAAAAAGCTATAACGCCAGTGACATTCGCATTGGACTGGACCGAGCGCAATTTAAAGCCCATTACCAACCCAAGGTATCACTGGAATCACTCAACGTAATTGGTATGGAAATACTGGCGCGCTGGTATCACCCTT
The DNA window shown above is from Pseudoalteromonas viridis and carries:
- a CDS encoding substrate-binding periplasmic protein; this translates as MTRFYLLFTFACCATLAGLSLSAKTWASQPEQRATSEPITVCFERWRPFSYTDHGGIARGQEVDLIRAAARSMGRAVEFNELPFKRCVANVKYGDTDFSLHVDKTDGLAIFSGSATSWQLSLAVSAARFQSMAEFKHLDTPRIMLATEYPYPKAVYRKLEALNARLVRRSYYEENDEHAKTFFNILTTARVDAILVDKLWAEHIVNQFRLPVLILAQDFHSEPQYIGYRHSNGALARQLEAALAALPADLVTEIKARQY
- a CDS encoding GAF domain-containing protein → MKNPPLPDNEALRLQTLHDLKALDTLPDAELDRLTEFAAHVFNVPIALISLVDSDRQWFKSKVGLDAEQTHRDISFCGHAICQDEVFVVDNALKDERFFDNPLVTGELSIRFYAGCPLRHPNGSQIGTLCLIDFEPREFNDHDASILTQVAADVVERLVKLARQQTFS
- a CDS encoding TonB-dependent receptor; its protein translation is MQFSRSKNSPNMLANAVKIALLGAAVSSPAAFAQNTDENIERISIYNKHNKLILESGTATKSNMALMQTPAAIVVVDKELLKAQNATTLQEALRNVSGLGQAGNNYGIGDTLTVRGLGVNYTYDGMYGGADLGNNFNPTRSMTNVESIEVLKGPATGLYGIGAAGGVVNLVEKKPQQQDAFEISAKAGSWNSYGIGFDATGGLNDQWAYRLVTNHERSDGYRDLQSDRDEVYASLSFDVNASHKLLLSTAYIDDALQIDSIGDPVRIMNWDSTSGTPGNLSGNDLPNDAKMDDDGKNYLGVQLTAQQREQLAASIQANDGLKPYNLGDGSLISPLSKPNEGEELRIKLRHDWHINNDSTLTQQVLWRSYDSEFARQTGAYNYVYWERRGVINADPRAPLLIDGELHPFAARRQEYRRQVAEEQTWQYFADLQLGWSLGGVMGEHLVSVNYENREMALKSWSAYDADSAKGDNAIPYILDIRNPNWGTGDIMDYDPSLRSNYDKSLDAYGISFQEVLYLTDQLTVRAGLAYSAIEQAYQHKGSDRAPEASKELDSDDSGMTYNFGVNYQVHPQLSAFVNVAKGRTAYSILGALSDETASPNRPDSESESLDLGIRFTALDEDLLGSIVWFETSRTNLRYANPLYNDDPKDPEYNISVTQYFYDDEDESKGVEVDLNLALAESVDLNLNATWQDAIEIRAQERSEQKKGVPEKMASAWVNYQLPATVMENLTLSLGVNYVDERTVNSASFGLPTATIDSYTRWDAAARYQGDKYQIQLNIENLTDERYYSKALFLGGLPGNERNVKLSVNYQF
- a CDS encoding ATP-binding protein, encoding MHVQLKVVVWLIMVLVSLLSLDRFSRAYFVSHHQIVATQDSLHNVSHMQQISNAIFALQKERGYTFGLSERASGETLSQLNQYRNASNAALVDIAAQSAQNPNLLSSLPNTAELMNLRALFDQRLLTREQAMTLYTAKINALLDLFLAIELKIAADAVNTHLYSLTLAIEQAGKLRAHTYAMLNNTLDSRAGAIFELSTLHNTHQALLANTPFSEVIARQITALQAQPQNQTLNNVLVALEQTGQSTFNALQWWQQKTQYLEQLINIVSSQLSAHQQQLSTELSEHNATKANYALFAVLAFVGVVITSVLLWRTLGRTSKPKRHQTPVKLSQLLLLLGLIVSFIMSEHDISQGELSNGLYTRSANELSNNLAYSVIAIDNLWLKPLAERLHTLSITKQPVFSNATGTEYIGKFTLSDNDLVGLFPATLPVQKLQKTITDSIARQGAKSLSLALMSDSNNKLYSVSTAPQASVNGLSDILLVLIQPVDDTLTKILKMPVAYQGITTHLLFNDIVIGRNDYSTDKTATLPKNGLELVHENFAFGFTIRATQDPEQIERYINTLQQEFSVQLALLLTLSLTALVLAHRAQNRIIEQLQHSETQLDKERLLLSNSEQIVGMGSWEWQQGSRNVLLSKTLKTLLNVQSSSKYVPYTEVLRKLTQASRRTLLKHLRTQALDSQVKLTLSFCNDGSEKQLEVIMTSHQTDAADSLCVVGVVRDISEQIAQQQRQSKYQASLQAARQEALDRMKEAETQRHEVQQLLHRNRETESLLEATLDSIPAFILLLDGEANIRLINRFWYKSKRLNLEESGLFINTLMRVNDNLIDVISLLPLSNKKPLLEALTAAKTRDLYYKDMEICYQLDGAQMWFEVILTNIMCNDKKYMLLYQHDITQRKNDASILADAKETAEAANKAKSRFLATMSHEIRTPMNGVVGMLDILSQSRLSDEQRHLTSVAKNSAMMLLRIINDILDFSKIEAGKMVIEHTPFSWQNLTKELCELMSHQCHEKRINLNFYFDPALGYWHKSDPIRIRQILLNLVGNAVKFTKTSASKVGNVEVFVSPGAEAGYLEISVKDNGKGMSEEQTQGLFKPFVQADDSIQRKYGGTGLGLSITMRLCELMNGSITCHSLEDVGSNFIVTLPFAPSETGDQEIAINFAGLTAYIVSDDDKFEQDLANNLSAHGMHCQLISDEDLNAYLLARLSVDYLIITSEKYQHLVTNGQDIISTNSELKCLVLEHTSIQMPTVEGANIYAIENNPYYAVRVIEKIATLEGQISPEPDIRQLASEEQLPTIEQAQQRNALILVIEDNVYNQDLFKRQLALLGLQCIIAEHGAIALELMQKYQFSLIISDCHMPVMDGYSFAKTYRELEAQGKVPSLPIIAATANALSGEREKCLKAGMDDYICKPIVLHALRGKIEQWLHRPQPSGLAALNGHSAEQVSLLTEPSEVASTTAQEETSEPEAPSARIVDLSVLENYVGADEAIQKQFLQGFLADSRPLVEGMNGRDDVSLSTIKNTAHQLKSSAKAIGAQSLADDFSALEQAAKAEDVTQVQALQKACDEKFNAACVEIETILE
- a CDS encoding substrate-binding periplasmic protein; this translates as MHQLVRLVALYPLMSFGATYDTPNLDWVTEDYPPFNYHINGEIEGLSIRILENIYRDLGWTLDRRDIMLVPWPRAYRMALTSPKTCIFSITYTQERAQLFQFIGPSLDNQVAIMGHKENDYEVSDLRDLKNYKIGVVKDDIGHQLLRQSNVPQDNLVFLASGFELVQMLKLKRIDLIAYGDIIARFQFERAGIDPANYRVILPLSRSYLGFACNKQVDTQWVRSMNQALRRLRRNEPSLFSPQSY